In Cryptococcus neoformans var. grubii H99 chromosome 9, complete sequence, a genomic segment contains:
- a CDS encoding peptidase, variant: MINATNLTLSSQKSSGILGLGFPRLSTLAHVLFEEQHEQASTIASTSSSSSSVNGTTSTSVSTLSNATGIMSASTASASGPTYLPTLLENLVRTPHLPYPVFALALSAPIKSSSSSSSSSAAASASSRYKPSIGSLTLGGLSSYYVDDTAGSGRTVGDIEWHDVVPFGQPVSAANGTATTEEQAVTTSASGGTLSASSTSENSTEEEAVSASSTFNNTARKRSDESQLDAFPSTVSELSQEEYLYWALDLQNVTVNGTDVGINSSYASIGLGSVALLDAGFNGIAGPQQDVVNLFRLITDARKVSEGQWAVPCNTRMTLGFSFGGKYIQLQPSDWIYAGIAQSTMCLAWPIAQPATGDGIDWQLGTPFLKNVYTIFSYGINGKQAPLVGFLPLESTTVANNSTGDNTAADRNSPTPTSIAALSLTTTLRTALPNAVLPDPTFPTPTYAYSATPSLLQPGAPQYLGLANGSAYEVMDVPVISVDKSAVSSIAIGNNGGGSNVSDGPSSAAPRRMNTESVAGMGMMVIGMMVGVVMV; encoded by the exons ATGATCAATGCGACGAATCTGACGCTGAGCAGTCAAAAGAGTTCTGGGATTCTCGGGCTGGGTTTCCCGAGATTGTCCACGTTGGCTCATGTGCTTTTTGAAGAGCAGCACGAGCAGGCGAGTACGATTGCTTCCacaagcagcagcagcagcagcgtGAATGGAACGACGTCTACGTCAGTTTCGACACTATCCAATGCGACGGGAATTATGAGCGCGTCGACAGCCAGTGCATCCGGCCCGACTTATTTACCTACCCTCCTCGAAAACCTCGTACGAACACCGCATCTACCTTACCCCGTATTCGCACTCGCCTTGTCTGCCCCTATCAaatcgtcctcttcctcttcctcgtcttcggCCGCCGCCTCTGCGTCATCACGCTACAAACCATCTATCGGTTCACTCACTTTGGGTGGACTGTCGAGCTACTATGTGGATGATACCGCGGGATCAGGCAGGACGGTGGGGGATATAGAGTGGCATGATGTGGTGCCTTTTGGGCAACCTGTGTCGGCGGCGAATGGTACGGCTACTACCGAGGAGCAGGCTGTCACGACGAGCGCTAGTGGTGGTACTCTATCAGCTTCATCGACGAGCGAGAACAGcactgaagaagaggccGTATCGGCATCATCCACTTTTAACAACACAGCCCGTAAACGGAGCGATGAATCCCAACTCGACGCTTTCCCCTCTACCGTCTCCGAGCTATCTCAAGAAGAGTACCTTTACTGGGCACTGGACCTTCAAAACGTGACTGTGAACGGTACAGACGTCGGTATCAACTCGTCTTACGCCTCGATCGGTCTCGGGTCCGTCGCCTTGCTTGATGCGGGGTTTAATGGTATCGCGGGACCTCAGCAGGATGTGGTCAACCTGTTTCGCTTGATCACTGATGCGCGAAAAGTATCAGAAGGCCAGTGGGCGGTGCCGTGTAATACTCGAATGACTTTGGGATTCTCTTTCGG AGGGAAATATATCCAGCTCCAGCCGTCTGATTGGATTTATGCCGGTATCGCACAGTCAACCATGTGCCTCGCTTGGCCTATCGCCCAACCCGCGACAGGCGACGGGATTGATTGGCAACTGGGTACCCCATTTTTAAAGAATGTGTATACCATCTTTag CTATGGGATCAACGGGAAACAAGCGCCGCTGGTCGGTTTCCTCCCGCTTGAATCCACAACCGTCGCCAACAACTCTACCGGTGACAATACCGCCGCCGACCGCAACTCTCCTACACCTACCTCCATCGCCGCCCTATCGCTTACCACCACCCTTCGAACCGCCTTGCCCAACGCCGTCCTCCCAGACCCGACATTCCCTACTCCCACATACGCATACTCCGCCACCCCATCACTTCTTCAGCCCGGTGCACCGCAGTACTTGGGTCTGGCGAATGGCAGTGCGTACGAGGTGATGGATGTGCCTGTGATAAGTGTGGATAAGAGCGCGGTTAGTAGTATCGCAATAGGGAATAATGGGGGGGGGAGTAACGTGAGCGATGGACCGAGTAGTGCCGCGCCCAGGAGGATGAATACAGAATCGGTAGCTGGGATGGGAATGATGGTGATTGGGATGATGGTGGGTGTAGTCATGGTTTAA
- a CDS encoding NADH dehydrogenase (ubiquinone) 1 alpha subcomplex 13: MSHGFRQDMPPPGGYETLRYKRNLPLKGPSGAVLFGGVFAICIAGFYRLGQGNVEKRELKREKAWSRINLVPLLLAEQDRDAYRRQQAALAREKEIMKDYPGWEAGKRTYNSARYTPNTIVVL, encoded by the exons ATGTCCCACGGATTCAGGCA GGACATGCCCCCTCCAGGGGGCTACGAGACCCTCAGGTACAAGCGTAACCTCCCTCTCAAGGGTCCCTCCGGTGCAGTCCTCTTTGGCGGCGTCTTTGCCATCTGCATCGCCGGTTTCTACAGGCTCGGCCAGGGCAACGTCGAGAAACG TGAACTCAAGCGCGAAAAGGCGTGGTCAAGGATCAACCTCGtcccgcttcttcttgccgagCAGGACAGGGATGCGTACAGGCGCCAGCAGGCCGCCCTCgcgagggaaaaggagattATGAAGGACTATCCTGGATGGGAG GCCGGCAAGCGTACCTACAACTCTGCGAGATATACACCAAACACCATCGTTGTTCTCTAG
- a CDS encoding thioredoxin-like protein 4A, with the protein MSYFMTHLHSGWHVDQAILVEEDRVVCIRFGHDHDEECMAMDETLYGVSEKVQNFAVLYLVDITEVPDFNKMYELYDNCTLMFFYRNKHIMIDLGTGNNNKINWAITDKQELIDIIETVYRGASKGRGLVVSPKDYSTRHKY; encoded by the exons ATGTCTTATTTTATGACTCA CCTTCACTCCGGCTGGCACGTCGACCAAGCGATCctcgttgaagaagatcgTGTCGTCTGTATCCGTTTCGGCCACGACCACGATGAAGAATGTATGGCTATGGACGAGACACTCTATGGAGTATCTGAAAAGGTCCAAAATTTTGCTGTTCTCTACTTGG TCGACATCACGGAAGTTCCTGATTTCAACAAGATGTACGAATTGTACGACAATTGCACACTAATGTTCTTCTACCG AAATAAGCATATCATGATCGACTTGGGAACGGGTAATAACAATAAGAT CAACTGGGCTATAACGGACAAGCAGGAA CTCATCGATATTATCGAGACTGTCTACCGAGGAGCGTCCAAAGGTCGAGGTCTCGTCGTTTCTCCAAAAG ATTATTCTACTCGACACAAGTATTAA
- a CDS encoding acetyltransferase, with protein sequence MTTTYSTTGTVSNPLDLSQIQGEHTSVNLSSSNKKNVKPNVKVTLTSLTPNNSGTLRKINSVVIPIIYSEKFYKDVLDPLLDDVNKLIYYADIPVGAICCKYENLSKGSKEPPTLVILTLAILAPYRSLSLGTSLLRSAMYAAIHPTIPPPPIPSDKQINTRAQLTVAAPRVKVNRALAHVQVGNDEAKRFYERLGFKEVGIEENYYSKMEPRGAILMVCDDLATALGEKTEANGSA encoded by the exons ATGACCACCACATATAGCACTACGGGGACAGTCTCAAATCCTCTTGATCTCTCTCAAATCCAGGGTGAACATACCTCTGTCAACCTCTCGTCATCAAACAAGAAAAACGTCAAGCCTAATGTCAAGGTCACACTCACCAGTTTGACCCCCAATAAC TCTGGCACATTACGGAAGATCAACTCTGTCGTGATCCCCATCATTTACTCGGAAAAGTTCTACAAGGACGTACTGGATCCTTTGCTTGATGATGTAAACAAGCTCA TTTACTACGCGGATATCCCTGTCGGTGCAATTTGCTGTAAATATGAGAACCTTTCAAAAGGTTCCAAAGAACCCCCCACTCTTGTCATCTTGACTCTCGC CATCCTCGCCCCTTACcgttccctttccctcggcacctctcttctccgctcAGCGATGTACGCCGCTATCCACCCCACTatccctccaccacccatTCCTTCCGATAAACAGATCAATACCCGCGCTCAGCTGACCGTTGCTGCTCCGAGGGTCAAGGTGAACAGAGCGTTGGCACATGTGCAGGTCGGGAATGATGAGGCGAAGAGGTTTTATGAGAGGTTGGGCTTCAAAGAGGTTGGAAT TGAGGAGAACTACTACTCCAAGATGGAGCCTCGAGGGGCGATCTTAATGGTTTGCGACGATCTTGCTACTGCTCTTGGTGAAAAAACGGAAGCCAACGGCTCTGCTTAA
- a CDS encoding Fe-Mn family superoxide dismutase: MITAITRTALPRATLRTSLATMSTIRAKHTLPPLPYAYDALEPSISAEIMNLHHTKHHQTYVNGLNAAEESLQKASADGDFKTAISLQPALKFNGGGHINHSLFWKNLAPTGSAQVKVPTSGVFYDQVQADFGGFENLKKEMNAKTAAIQGSGWGWLGYNKATKKLEIVTTPNQDPLLSHVPIIGIDIWEHAFYLQYKNVKPDYLNAIWNVINYEEAESRLKAAQ; encoded by the exons ATGATCACTGCCATCACTCGTACCGCTCTTCCTCGAGCTACTCTCCGCACTTCTCTCGCTACCATGTCCACCATTAGGGCCAAGCAcaccctccctcctctcccataCGCCTACGAT GCGTTGGAGCCTTCCATCTCAGCTGAGATTATGAACCTCCATCACACCAAGCATCACCAGACCTACGTCAACGGTCTCAACGCCGCTGAGGAGTCTCTCCAGAAGGCATCTGCTGATGGCGACTTCAAGACTGCTATTTCCCTTCAGCCTGCCCTCAAGTTCAACGGTGGTGGTCATAT TAACCACTCT CTCTTCTGGAAGAACCTTGCTCCCACCGGCTCTGCTCAAGTCAAGGTTCCCACCTCTGGTGTCTTCTACGACCAGGTCCAGGCTGACTTTGGTGGCTTCGAGAAcctcaagaaggagatgaatgCCAAGACTGCTGCCATTCAAGGCTCTGGCTGGGGTTGGCTCGGTTACAACAAGGCCACCAAGAAGCTCGAGATCGTCACTACTCCCAACCAGGACCCTCTTTTGT CTCACGTTCCCATCATCGGCATTGACATCTGGGAGCACGC TTTCTACCTCCAGTACAAGAACGTTAAGCCCGACTACCTCAATGCCATTTGGAATGTTATTAACTACGAGGAGGCTGAGAGTCGTCTCAAGGCTGCTCAGTAA
- a CDS encoding transcription initiation factor TFIIH subunit 2, which produces MPLDLNYAPGSEDEEDDNIDDEDFPGPSSRRQGRGAAGRGKGKNKDSGRQAWEGEYQKSWDIVQEDESGSLESAVETLLARGRRKRALMSDTPVRRSIIRHVFIIIDLSESMLDKDYRPTRFEVILGYLRTYVVEWFDQNPLGQIGVIAMRDRLSEVLIPMGGSPEEIVRALSDKRKLEPSGEPSLQNGLVMAKGGMAHLPSTSSLEILVIFSAISTADPDGPVTIHNVLDTLATGHIRTSILSLSGEIKICKQIAERTGGKFGVALDQEHLKDLLWETIPPPATTIAPVTANVRSALAAGGRGPNQTGERAPAGDLMVMGFPIRLPLGGETMCACHGLLRKGGYLCPRCGSKLCDVPTDCEVCGLMVVSSPHLARSFWFLFPVANYGPLAIEDVVESSETCFGCDSEFSDTSAINAGVAQVEDGVSPTGRYRCAKCKHDFCADCDLYIHDTLHTCPGCSQ; this is translated from the exons ATGCCTCTCGATCTCAACTATGCACCAGGatcagaagatgaggaggatgacaaCATCGATGACGAAGATTTTCCAGGCCCATCTTCACGGAGGCAAGGTAGGGGAGCTGCTGGAAggggcaagggcaagaacAAGGAC TCCGGAAGGCAGGCTTGGGAAGGAGAGTACCAGAAATCATGGGATATCGTtcaagaggatgagagcgGCTCCCTAGAGTCTGCAGTAGAGACCCTTCTTGCACGGGGTAGACGGAAAAG AGCGTTAATGTCAGATACCCCCGTGAGACGGTCTATTATCCGGCACGTGTTCATTATCATCGACTTGTCAGAGTCCATGTTAGATAAGGATTACCGGCCGACAAG GTTTGAGGTCATCCTAGGATACCTCCGAACATATGTCGTCGAATGGTTTGATCAGAACCCTCTAGGCCAGATCGGCGTCATTGCCATGCGTGATCGATTATCAGAAGTCTTAATACCCATGGGAG GAAGTCCCGAAGAAATTGTTCGTGCTCTTTCGGACAAGCGTAAACTCGAACCGTCAGGCGAACCGTCACTCCAAAACGGTCTTGTCATGGCCAAGGGCGGCATGGCTCATTTACCCTCGACTTCTTCCCTTGAGATCCTCGTCATTTTTTCTGCTATATCCACCGCCGATCCCGACGGGCCCGTCACTATTCACAATGTGCTCGATACTCTGGCAACAGGACATATACGTacatccatcctctctctctcggGGGAAATCAAGATTTGTAAACAAATCGCCGAGAGGACGGGGGGCAAATTCGGTGTAGCTCTAGATCAAGAACATTTAAAAGATTTGTTATGGGAAACTATTCCTCCACCCGCAACGACCATCGCACCCGTCACAGCCAACGTCCGTTCAGCACTCGCCGCAGGTGGTCGTGGTCCAAACCAAACAGGCGAGCGAGCGCCTGCAGGCGATCTCATGGTGATGGGGTTCCCTATCCGCTTACCGCTTGGCGGAGAAACAATGTGCGCTTGTCATGGGTTGTTGAGAAAGGGAGGATATCTCTGTCCGAGATGTGGGAGTAAGCTTTGTGATGTGCCGACGGATTGTGAGGTATGTGGGTTGATGGTGGTTAGCAGTCCCCATCTCGCTCGAAG cTTTTGGTTCTTATTCCCTGTGGCCAACTATGGTCCATTAGCGATCGAGGATGTAGTAGAATCGAGCGAGACATGTTTTGGGTGTGATAGCGAGTTTTCCGAT ACCTCTGCGATCAATGCTGGCGTAGCCCAAGTTGAAGATGGTGTGAGCCCCACAGGACGGTATAGATGCGCCAAGTGCAAGCATGATTTTTGTGCCGATTGTGATCTCTACATTCACGATACACTACACACCTGCCCTGGGTGTTCACAATAA
- a CDS encoding peptidyl-tRNA hydrolase — protein MSTIRMEGIFPSIIYSILAFTLGYQAHSLLSRSTPAVDAPKSSKGTRSPRKFQQQDDYESASDTESDASDNAAALATDLSSIKYSSFEEMKLVLVVNDELKMTKGKIAAQAGHATLACAMTLKEANPKLFKAWQMQGQPKIALRGANTEEIETLAAQARSVNLCARTIRDAGRTQVAPGSKTIVGIGPGPAKLINTITGKLKLL, from the exons ATGAGCACCATTAGAATGGAAG GGATCTTCCCATCTATCATCTATTCCATTCTTGCCTTCACTTTGGGCTACCAAGCCCactctctcctttctcgCTCCACCCCAGCAGTTGACGCCCCCAAGTCCTCTAAAGGCACTAGATCCCCGCGAAAATTCCAACAGCAGGACGACTACGAGTCTGCCTCTGACACCGAATCTGATGCTTCTGACAATGCCGCTGCTCTCGCAACCGATCTTTCCAGCATCAAGTATAGCAGctttgaagagatgaagtTGGTGTTGGTCGTGAATGATGAGTTAAAGATGACTAAGGGGAAGATTGCTGCGCAGGCTGGCCATGCTACTTTGGCGTGTGCGATGACCCTCAAGGAGGCCAACCCCAAG CTCTTCAAAGCTTGGCAAATGCAAGG ACAACCGAAAATAGCCCTTCGTGGGGCCAACAcagaagagattgagacCCTCGCCGCCCAGGCTCGAAGCGTCAACCTCTGTGCTAGGACTATTAGGGATGC CGGGCGAACTCAAGTTGCCCCCGGATCAAAAACCATTGTCGGTATTGGACC CGGTCCAGCCAAGCTCATCAACACCATTACTGGCAAGCTCAAGCTTCTTTAA
- a CDS encoding peptidase produces MVNAHILTVLSILPLSLATLPEPDPHNGLSLEPAPAARQVTDTSVRPVKHDRGHGKQPIRKASARKRSAKRTPTAAATPFVGVGGIELDLVERENTNRGMVKRWDNGTLLPLGTSQNTFVVPVSIGSPPTTYPLQLDLASSDILLASTLCGSHCPTSLGTTTNPYYDVSKPSAGFESINSNQTVWNTSYADGTVASGFLAREIITLGQSVVQGQVFGMINATNLTLSSQKSSGILGLGFPRLSTLAHVLFEEQHEQASTIASTSSSSSSVNGTTSTSVSTLSNATGIMSASTASASGPTYLPTLLENLVRTPHLPYPVFALALSAPIKSSSSSSSSSAAASASSRYKPSIGSLTLGGLSSYYVDDTAGSGRTVGDIEWHDVVPFGQPVSAANGTATTEEQAVTTSASGGTLSASSTSENSTEEEAVSASSTFNNTARKRSDESQLDAFPSTVSELSQEEYLYWALDLQNVTVNGTDVGINSSYASIGLGSVALLDAGFNGIAGPQQDVVNLFRLITDARKVSEGQWAVPCNTRMTLGFSFGGKYIQLQPSDWIYAGIAQSTMCLAWPIAQPATGDGIDWQLGTPFLKNVYTIFSYGINGKQAPLVGFLPLESTTVANNSTGDNTAADRNSPTPTSIAALSLTTTLRTALPNAVLPDPTFPTPTYAYSATPSLLQPGAPQYLGLANGSAYEVMDVPVISVDKSAVSSIAIGNNGGGSNVSDGPSSAAPRRMNTESVAGMGMMVIGMMVGVVMV; encoded by the exons ATGGTCAACGCCCATATCCTCACCGtcctctccattctccCGCTTTCCCTCGCTACCCTCCCCGAACCAGATCCTCACAACGGCCTCTCGCTCGAACCAGCCCCCGCCGCCCGCCAAGTGACGGACACATCTGTACGCCCAGTAAAGCATGATCGTGGTCATGGTAAGCAACCGATACGGAAAGCCAGTGCGCGCAAGAGGTCCGCGAAGCGTACGCCTACGGCTGCGGCTACACCGTTTGTGGGTGTAGGCGGTATCGAGCTCGATTtggtggaaagagagaataCGAATCGGGGAATGGTCAAGAGGTGGGATAACGGTACGTTGCTACCTTTAGGGACGAGTCAAAA CACGTTTGTTGTGCCCGTGTCAATAGGTTCACCGCCAACCACCTACCCTCTCCAACTAGACCTCGCCTCCTCTGATATCCTCCTCGCATCCACCTTGTGCGGCTCCCACTGTCCTACATCACTTGGAACCACGACAAACCCATATTATGACGTCTCCAAACCTTCTGCCGGTTTTGAATCGATCAACTCGAATCAGACGGTGTGGAATACGAGTTATGCGGACGGGACAGTCGCTTCTGGCTTCTTGGCGAGAGAGATTATCACGCTCGGACAGAGTGTGGTGCAAGGCCAAGTGTTTGGGATGATCAATGCGACGAATCTGACGCTGAGCAGTCAAAAGAGTTCTGGGATTCTCGGGCTGGGTTTCCCGAGATTGTCCACGTTGGCTCATGTGCTTTTTGAAGAGCAGCACGAGCAGGCGAGTACGATTGCTTCCacaagcagcagcagcagcagcgtGAATGGAACGACGTCTACGTCAGTTTCGACACTATCCAATGCGACGGGAATTATGAGCGCGTCGACAGCCAGTGCATCCGGCCCGACTTATTTACCTACCCTCCTCGAAAACCTCGTACGAACACCGCATCTACCTTACCCCGTATTCGCACTCGCCTTGTCTGCCCCTATCAaatcgtcctcttcctcttcctcgtcttcggCCGCCGCCTCTGCGTCATCACGCTACAAACCATCTATCGGTTCACTCACTTTGGGTGGACTGTCGAGCTACTATGTGGATGATACCGCGGGATCAGGCAGGACGGTGGGGGATATAGAGTGGCATGATGTGGTGCCTTTTGGGCAACCTGTGTCGGCGGCGAATGGTACGGCTACTACCGAGGAGCAGGCTGTCACGACGAGCGCTAGTGGTGGTACTCTATCAGCTTCATCGACGAGCGAGAACAGcactgaagaagaggccGTATCGGCATCATCCACTTTTAACAACACAGCCCGTAAACGGAGCGATGAATCCCAACTCGACGCTTTCCCCTCTACCGTCTCCGAGCTATCTCAAGAAGAGTACCTTTACTGGGCACTGGACCTTCAAAACGTGACTGTGAACGGTACAGACGTCGGTATCAACTCGTCTTACGCCTCGATCGGTCTCGGGTCCGTCGCCTTGCTTGATGCGGGGTTTAATGGTATCGCGGGACCTCAGCAGGATGTGGTCAACCTGTTTCGCTTGATCACTGATGCGCGAAAAGTATCAGAAGGCCAGTGGGCGGTGCCGTGTAATACTCGAATGACTTTGGGATTCTCTTTCGG AGGGAAATATATCCAGCTCCAGCCGTCTGATTGGATTTATGCCGGTATCGCACAGTCAACCATGTGCCTCGCTTGGCCTATCGCCCAACCCGCGACAGGCGACGGGATTGATTGGCAACTGGGTACCCCATTTTTAAAGAATGTGTATACCATCTTTag CTATGGGATCAACGGGAAACAAGCGCCGCTGGTCGGTTTCCTCCCGCTTGAATCCACAACCGTCGCCAACAACTCTACCGGTGACAATACCGCCGCCGACCGCAACTCTCCTACACCTACCTCCATCGCCGCCCTATCGCTTACCACCACCCTTCGAACCGCCTTGCCCAACGCCGTCCTCCCAGACCCGACATTCCCTACTCCCACATACGCATACTCCGCCACCCCATCACTTCTTCAGCCCGGTGCACCGCAGTACTTGGGTCTGGCGAATGGCAGTGCGTACGAGGTGATGGATGTGCCTGTGATAAGTGTGGATAAGAGCGCGGTTAGTAGTATCGCAATAGGGAATAATGGGGGGGGGAGTAACGTGAGCGATGGACCGAGTAGTGCCGCGCCCAGGAGGATGAATACAGAATCGGTAGCTGGGATGGGAATGATGGTGATTGGGATGATGGTGGGTGTAGTCATGGTTTAA